The Cydia splendana chromosome 8, ilCydSple1.2, whole genome shotgun sequence genome contains a region encoding:
- the LOC134792842 gene encoding multifunctional protein r: MAQEDLSCEVGGLCSLVLSDGSVFQGRSFGTLLPAEGEVVFQTGMVGYPESLTDPSYHAQLLVLTYPLVGNYGVPDEAECDEHGLPRWFESSRIWAAGLIVGSMSKHASHWRAKKSLGSWLASQKVPGLCDVDTRALTCRLREGVTLGRIIQGPVPSALPPLSDPNTRNLVAEVSVKTEKIYNPNGDVSIMAVDCGLKYNQIRCLIKRNAKVTVVPWNHKLDPQNYDGLFISNGPGDPDVCKSVVENIRSVVKSSKVKPIFGICLGHQLLSTAVGCKTFKMSYGNRGHNLPCTHSETRRCFMTSQNHGFAVDSSTLPQDWKILFTNENDKTNEGIIHESKPFFSVQFHPEHTAGPTDLECLFDIFIDSVKAYKSKQPCVVNKMITEKLTFSPTINERPKKVLILGSGGLSIGQAGEFDYSGSQGVKAMQEEKIQTVLINPNIATVQTSKGLADKVYFLPITPEYVEQVIKAERPTGVLLTFGGQTALNCGVQLQKSKVFEKYNVKVLGTPIQSIIDTEDRKIFAEKINAIGEKVAPSAAVFSVEEAVSAALQIGYPVMARAAFSLGGLGSGFANNEEELRALAHQAFSHSDQLIIDKSLKGWKEVEYEVVRDAYDNCITVCNMENVDPLGIHTGESIVVAPSQTLSNREYYMLRNTALKVIRHFGIVGECNIQYALNPLSEEFYIIEVNARLSRSSALASKATGYPLAYVAAKLALSIPLPEIKNSVTRVTTACFEPSLDYCVVKIPRWDLAKFTRVSTKIGSSMKSVGEVMSIGRNFEEAFQKALRMVDENVNGFDPNIQEVNENELREPTDKRMFVLAAALKNNYTVEKLYQLTQIDRWFLEKFKNIINFYNTLERVDHSSITPDMLKSAKQIGFSDKQIANAIKSTELAVRKLREEFKITPCVKKIDTVAAEWPASTNYLYLTYNGTQHDLEFPGGFTMVLGSGVYRIGSSVEFDWCAVGCLRELRNQGKKTIMVNYNPETVSTDYDMSDRLYFEEISFEVVMDIYNIEHPDGIVLSMGGQLPNNIAMDLHRQQAKILGTSPDMIDNAENRFKFSRMLDRKNILQPRWKELTDLESAIAFCDEVGYPCLVRPSYVLSGAAMNVAYSNQDLEAYLKSASKVSKDHPVVISKFIMDAKEIDVDAVAADGVIVCMAVSEHVENAGVHSGDATLVTPPQDINNETLDKIKEIAGIVAETLDVSGPFNMQLIAKDNELKVIECNVRVSRSFPFVSKTLDHDFVATATKVILGLPVEPIDVMSGVGKVGIKVPQFSFSRLAGADVTLGVEMASTGEVACFGENRYEAYLKSLMSTGFRIPKKAILLSVGTFKHKMELLPSVRTLHRMGYKLYASMGTGDFYTEHGVEVESVQWTFDHIGDPEDDRSDGELMHLADFMARRQLDLVINLPMRGGCRRVSSFTTHGYRTRRLAVDYAVPLVTDVKCAKLLVQAMMKCGGIPLMKTHTDCMTSRNIIKLPGFIDVHVHAREPGATYKEDFASCTAAALAGGVTMICAMPNTNPPVIDKASYDYTAALTRVSARCDYALFMGASTSNCDTAAEMAPQAAALKMYLNETFTTLKLNDMTVWQKHLQNWPKKMPVCAHAEREKTGAIILMASLLDRPIHICHVARKEEILIIRAAKERGLKVTCEVCPHHLFLSTDDIDRIGKGRAEVRPVLCSPEDQAELWKNMDMIDVFATDHAPHAVAEKDAEKPLPGYPGLETILPLLLNAVHQGRLTIEDIINKFHRNPRKIFNLPEQPNTYVEVDMDYEWTIPNSMEFTKSKWTPFAGMQVCGAVHRVTLRGEIAYVEGQVLVPPGFGQNVRDWPAPKKQSFPVFAIEKPEKEQSRPSSALDFHSSADFSRLSDLDMEQMEPKPEGKLNVHFEAQRGASPLPGQERPISKRERCDSSSYYNPPQVSVSQRQRSDLFGKSILTVDSFGKETLNDIFNLAQFMKTSVSKGRFLDDILRGKVMSSIFYEVSTRTSCSFAAAMQRLGGSVIHTDATSSSAKKGETLEDSVAVMSSYSDVVVLRHPEPGAVARASRHCRKPVINAGDGVGEHPTQALLDVFTIREEIGTVNGLTITMVGDLKNGRTVHSLARLLTLYQVNLQYVSPPGLGMPKHITDYVASKGIPQKVFERLEDVLAETHVLYMTRIQRERFESQEEYEKARGVLVVTPHLMTRARRRMVVMHPLPRLDEISAEFDTDPRAAYFRQAEYGMYVRMALLSMVAGVNPLV; the protein is encoded by the exons ATGGCACAAGAAGATTTAAGTTGCGAAGTGGGTGGGCTGTGCAGCCTGGTGCTCAGCGATGGGTCCGTCTTCCAGGGCAGGAGCTTCGGCACGCTGCTGCCTGCTGAGGGTGAAgttg TATTTCAGACCGGCATGGTGGGCTACCCCGAGTCGCTGACCGACCCGTCGTATCACGCGCAGCTGCTGGTGTTGACCTATCCTCTGGTGGGCAACTACGGGGTCCCCGACGAAGCTGAGTGCGATGAACACGGTTTGCCAAG GTGGTTCGAGTCAAGCCGCATTTGGGCAGCTGGCCTGATTGTCGGTTCAATGAGTAAACACGCAAGTCACTGGCGCGCCAAGAAATCATTAGGTTCCTGGTTAGCTTCGCAGAAAGTCCCTGGGCTCTGTGACGTTGACACCAGGGCGCTGACATGTCGGCTGCGAGAGGGCGTGACATTGGGCAGAATTATACAAGGGCCGGTCCCGTCTGCCCTGCCACCGCTTTCTGATCCCAATACGAGGAATTTAGTGGCAGAAGTAtccgtcaag aCCGAGAAAATATACAATCCCAATGGCGACGTGTCGATTATGGCTGTAGACTGTGGTCTGAAATACAATCAAATAAGATGTTTGATAAAAAGGAACGCCAAAGTAACCGTAGTGCCATGGAACCATAAGCTCGATCCACAAAATTATGATGGATTATTTATAAGCAACGGCCCAGGCGATCCAGATGTTTGTAAAAGTGTTGTTGAAAATATCCGCAGTGTTGTCAAATCCAGCAAAGTAAAACCAATATTTGGAATTTGTCTCGGTCATCAACTACTTTCAACTGCTGTTGGATGTAAAACATTCAAAATGAG TTATGGCAACCGTGGACACAATTTGCCCTGTACACACAGCGAAACACGTAGATGTTTTATGACATCGCAGAATCACGGCTTCGCTGTAGATAGCAGTACTTTACCTCAAGATTGGAAAATCTTATTTACCAacgagaatgataaaactaatgAGGGCATCATACATGAATCCAAACCTTTCTTCAGTGTACAATTCCACCCAGAACACACTGCAGGACCCACCGACCTGGAATGTCTATTTGACATTTTTATTGACTCGGTAAAAGCCTATAAATCAAAGCAACCGTGTGTTGTAAATAAGATGATTACCGAAAAATTAACATTCAGTCCTACTATAAATGAAAGACCAAAGAAAGTGCTCATTCTGGGTTCTGGGGGTTTGTCTATCGGTCAAGCCGGAGAATTCGATTACTCGGGTTCACAAGGCGTAAAAGCTATGCAAGAAGAAAAGATTCAAACAGTGCTGATCAATCCCAATATTGCAACAGTGCAAACATCTAAAGGATTGGCTGACAAAGTTTACTTTTTGCCTATCACTCCCGAATACGTAGAACAGGTTATCAAAGCAGAACGTCCTACAGGCGTTTTGCTTACCTTTGGAGGACAGACCGCACTGAACTGCGGCGTACAACTTCAAAAATCCAAAGTTTTTGAGAAGTACAACGTAAAAGTTTTGGGAACACCCATACAATCCATAATAGACACAGAAGACAGAAAGATTTTTGCTGAAAAAATCAATGCGATTGGTGAAAAGGTGGCCCCGAGTGCCGCCGTATTTTCTGTGGAGGAAGCAGTGTCGGCGGCTCTTCAAATAGGGTACCCTGTGATGGCGCGCGCTGCATTTTCATTAGGTGGCTTGGGATCAGGATTTGCAAACAACGAGGAAGAGCTAAGAGCCCTAGCGCATCAAGCTTTCTCACATTCTGATCAACTGATAATAGACAAGTCTCTCAAGGGATGGAAAGAAGTTGAATATGAGGTGGTCCGAGATGCTTATGATAATTGCATTACAGTGTGCAATATGGAGAACGTGGATCCTTTAGGAATACACACGGGAGAGTCTATAGTTGTTGCGCCGAGTCAAACTCTCTCGAATCGGGAATATTATATGTTAAGGAATACTGCTTTGAAAGTAATTAGACATTTCGGCATTGTTGGAGAGTGCAACATACAATATGCTCTTAATCCTCTTTCTGAGGAATTCTACATAATAGAAGTCAATGCTAGGCTATCGAGAAGTTCAGCTTTGGCGAGTAAAGCTACGGGTTATCCATTGGCATACGTAGCAGCAAAATTGGCTCTCAGCATCCCTCTGCCAGAAATAAAGAACTCTGTGACAAGAGTAACCACAGCTTGTTTCGAACCAAGTTTAGACTATTGTGTTGTTAAAATACCGAGATGGGACTTGGCAAAGTTTACAAGAGTCAGCACCAAAATAGGAAGCTCCATGAAAAGTGTTGGAGAGGTCATGTCTATTGGAAGAAACTTTGAAGAAGCGTTTCAAAAAGCGTTACGTATGGTTGATGAAAATGTTAACGGATTTGATCCCAATATACAAGAAGTGAATGAAAATGAACTGAGGGAGCCCACAGATAAGCGGATGTTTGTTTTAGCAGCTGCTCTTAAAAATAATTACACTGTAGAAAAACTGTATCAACTGACACAAATTGATAGATGGTTTTtagaaaagtttaaaaatattattaacttTTATAATACCCTCGAGCGTGTCGACCATAGCTCTATAACACCAGATATGCTAAAAAGTGCTAAACAAATCGGATTTTCTGATAAACAAATTGCTAATGCTATTAAAAGTACAGAATTGGCAGTTAGAAAACTAAGAGaagagtttaaaataacaccgtGTGTTAAAAAAATTGATACAGTTGCTGCTGAGTGGCCTGCATCGACAAATTACTTGTACCTTACGTACAATGGGACCCAGCACGATTTAGAGTTCCCAGGAGGATTTACTATGGTGTTGGGATCAGGCGTTTACAGAATCGGAAGTTCTGTTGAATTCGATTGGTGCGCAGTGGGCTGCCTTAGAGAACTGCGAAATCAGggcaaaaagactattatggttAATTATAATCCTGAAACTGTTAGTACTGACTATGACATGAGTGACCGATTATATTTCGAAGAAATATCATTTGAAGTTGTTATGGATATATACAATATAGAGCACCCAGATGGCATTGTACTTTCAATGGGAGGACAGCTTCCAAATAACATTGCTATGGATTTACATCGACAACAAGCAAAAATATTAGGCACTTCACCCGACATGATAGACAACGCTGAAAACAGATTTAAATTTTCTCGCATGCTAGATCGCAAAAACATATTGCAACCGCGGTGGAAAGAACTCACAGACTTAGAATCTGCTATAGCTTTTTGTGATGAAGTTGGCTACCCATGTTTAGTCAGACCTTCTTATGTGCTCAGTGGAGCTGCTATGAATGTAGCATATTCTAATCAAGACTTAGAAGCTTATCTCAAATCAGCTAGCAAAGTGAGCAAGGATCACCCTGTAGTTATTTCGAAATTTATTATGGATGCAAAGGAGATTGATGTTGATGCTGTCGCAGCTGATGGTGTAATTGTATGTATGGCTGTATCCGAACATGTAGAAAATGCTGGAGTTCATTCTGGTGATGCCACATTAGTAACCCCACCACAAGACATAAACAACGAAACGTTAGACAAAATCAAAGAGATCGCGGGCATTGTTGCAGAAACGCTTGATGTTAGCGGTCCTTTTAATATGCAATTGATAGCCAAAGATAATGAGCTCAAAGTTATCGAATGCAATGTGAGAGTTTCTAGGTCATTCCCGTTTGTATCTAAAACTTTAGACCATGATTTCGTGGCGACGGCAACTAAAGTTATTCTTGGACTGCCAGTAGAACCTATTGACGTCATGAGTGGTGTTGGAAAAGTGGGTATAAAAGTACCACAGTTTTCTTTCTCTCGATTGGCTGGAGCAGATGTTACACTGGGAGTAGAGATGGCATCTACGGGTGAAGTAGCTTGCTTCGGTGAAAATCGCTATGAAGCTTATCTAAAATCCCTTATGAGCACAGGTTTCAGAATACCTAAAAAAGCCATATTACTATCAGTCGGGACATTCAAG CACAAGATGGAGTTATTACCTAGCGTACGCACCTTACACAGAATGGGATATAAACTATATGCCAGTATGGGTACCGGTGACTTTTACACGGAGCATGGAGTAGAG GTTGAAAGTGTGCAGTGGACTTTTGATCACATTGGCGACCCAGAAGACGATCGCTCAGACGGCGAACTGATGCACTTAGCAGATTTTATGGCGAGGCGTCAACTCGACCTTGTGATTAACTTACCTATGAGAGGAGGCTGTCGTCGGGTGTCATCCTTTACCACACATGGATATCGTACGCGCCGTTTGGCGGTCGATTATGCCGTGCCATTGGTAACGGATGTTAAATGTGCAAAACTTTTAGTACAG GCGATGATGAAGTGTGGTGGCATACCACTAATGAAAACTCACACTGACTGCATGACTTCACGCAACATTATAAAGTTACCTGGTTTCATTGATGTACATGTCCATGCCCGTGAACCTGGAGCAACGTATAAAGAAGACTTCGCTTCCTGCACGGCTGCTGCCCTTGCTGGTGGAGTCACAATGATCTGTGCTATGCCGAACACAAATCCACCAGTCATTGATAAAGCGTCTTACGATTACACCGCTGCATTGACTCGTGTCAGTGCTCGTTGTGATTACGCTCTCTTCATGGGTGCTTCAACCTCAAACTGTGACACTGCAGCGGAAATGGCTCCTCAAGCGGCTGCCCTAAAGATGTATTTAAATGAAACCTTCACCACGTTAAAGTTGAACGATATGACGGTATGGCAAAAACATCTACAAAATTGGCCAAAGAAAATGCCCGTCTGCGCTCACGCGGAACGTGAAAAAACCGGAGCAATTATTCTTATGGCATCTTTGTTGGATCGCCCCATTCATATTTGTCATGTGGCTCGTAAAGaagaaattttaattataaGGGCAGCTAAGGAAAGAGGATTAAAAGTAACATGTGAAGTCTGTCCACACCATTTGTTTTTGAGTACAGATGACATTGACAGAATAGGAAAAGGCCGTGCTGAAGTTCGGCCAGTGCTTTGCAGTCCTGAAGACCAAGCAGAGCTTTGGAAAAATATGGACATGATTGATGTTTTCGCAACCGACCACGCTCCTCATGCTGTTGCAGAAAAAGATGCAGAGAAACCTTTACCGGGATACCCGGGCTTGGAGACTATTTTACCTCTATTGTTAAATGCTGTACACCAAGGACGACTCACTATCGAGGACATAATTAATAAGTTCCACAGAAATCCGAGAAAAATATTTAACTTGCCAGAGCAACCTAATACTTACGTTGAAGTTGACATGGATTACGAATGGACGATTCCAAACAGCATGGAATTCACAAAATCAAAATGGACTCCGTTCGCTGGTATGCAAGTTTGTGGGGCGGTCCATCGCGTCACCTTGCGTGGTGAAATTGCATATGTGGAAGGTCAAGTTCTCGTTCCACCAGGTTTTGGTCAAAATGTCCGTGATTGGCCAGCACCGAAAAAACAATCCTTCCCAGTCTTTGCCATTGAAAAACCGGAAAAAGAACAAAGTAGACCGAGTTCTGCACTTGATTTTCACAGCTCTGCTGATTTCAGCCGGTTGAGTGACCTTGACATGGAGCAAATGGAACCTAAGCCAGAAGGAAAATTAAACGTGCACTTTGAAGCACAGAGAGGCGCTTCGCCTCTGCCTGGACAAGAACGCCCGATTTCAAAACGAGAAAGATGCGATAGTTCATCTTATTATAATCCTCCACAGGTATCTGTTTCACAGCGGCAAAGAAGTGATCTGTTTGGCAAGAGTATTCTGACTGTCGACTCATTTGGCAAAGAAACTCTCAACGACATATTTAATCTTGCTCAGTTTATGAAAACAAGTGTGAGCAAGGGACGTTTCTTGGACGATATTCTGCGAGGAAAAGTCATGTCTTCGATATTCTACGAAGTAAGCACTCGTACCAGTTGCAGTTTTGCGGCAGCCATGCAACGACTGGGTGGTTCTGTCATCCACACTGACGCGACAAGCTCTTCAGCTAAAAAAGGAGAGACGTTAGAAGACAGTGTTGCAGTTATGTCCAGTTACTCTGACGTAGTAGTACTCCGTCATCCGGAACCTGGAGCAGTGGCT